The Micromonospora sp. Llam0 genome includes a window with the following:
- a CDS encoding fumarylacetoacetate hydrolase family protein, whose amino-acid sequence MRIARFAHGKGMSFGVVEGEPGAGPEALTVAEVDGHPFGKLTFTSQRWALADVRLLSPILPSKVVCVGRNYADHAAEHGAEVPAEPLLFLKPSTSVIGPRDAIRLPAQSRQVEHEAELAVVIGPPGARRADRAAAERAIFGYTCANDVTARDLQRSDGQWTRAKGFDSFCPIGPWIVTGLDVTDLEVRCEVGPKPDEMDVRQLGRTKQMVFDVPTLVSYVSHVMTLLPGDVILTGTPAGVSELTAGDTVSVRIEGIGELANPVVAAD is encoded by the coding sequence GTGCGTATCGCTCGTTTCGCCCATGGCAAGGGAATGTCGTTCGGGGTCGTCGAGGGGGAGCCGGGAGCCGGCCCCGAGGCGTTGACCGTCGCCGAGGTCGACGGCCACCCGTTCGGCAAGCTGACCTTCACGTCGCAGCGCTGGGCGCTGGCCGACGTCCGGCTGCTGTCGCCGATCCTGCCCAGCAAGGTGGTGTGCGTCGGGCGCAACTACGCCGACCACGCCGCCGAGCACGGTGCCGAGGTGCCGGCCGAGCCGTTGCTGTTCCTCAAGCCGTCGACGTCGGTGATCGGTCCACGGGACGCGATCCGGCTGCCCGCCCAGTCCCGGCAGGTGGAGCACGAGGCGGAGCTCGCCGTGGTGATCGGACCGCCCGGTGCCCGGCGCGCCGACCGGGCCGCCGCCGAGCGGGCGATCTTCGGCTACACCTGCGCCAACGATGTCACCGCCCGGGACCTGCAGCGGTCGGACGGCCAGTGGACCAGGGCGAAGGGCTTCGACTCGTTCTGCCCGATCGGCCCGTGGATCGTCACCGGGCTGGACGTCACCGACCTGGAGGTCCGCTGCGAGGTGGGTCCGAAGCCGGACGAGATGGACGTACGCCAGCTGGGCCGGACCAAGCAGATGGTCTTCGACGTGCCGACCCTGGTGTCGTACGTGTCACACGTGATGACGCTGCTGCCCGGTGACGTGATCCTGACCGGGACGCCGGCCGGGGTGAGCGAGCTGACCGCCGGCGACACGGTGTCGGTCCGGATCGAGGGCATCGGTGAGCTGGCCAACCCGGTGGTCGCGGCGGACTGA
- the leuC gene encoding 3-isopropylmalate dehydratase large subunit, which produces MVGATSKPTSPRTLAEKVWDAHVVRSAAGEPDLLYIDLHLLHEVTSPQAFDGLRMAGRPVRRTDLTLATEDHNTPTGYADPAFNSRRGDLLTISDPTSRTQIETLRRNCAEFGIKLHALGDDNQGIVHVIGPQLGLTQPGMTIVCGDSHTATHGAFGALAFGIGTSEVEHVLATQTLPQSRPKTMAVTVTGELGPGVTAKDLVLALITKVGTGGGRGYVVEYRGEAIRRLSMEGRMTVANMSIEWGAKAGMVAPDETTFAYLKGRPNAPQGADWDAAVAYWSSLAADEGATFDAEVILDASEITPFVTWGTNPGQGAALSAVVPDPEQFDTDAERVAAHRALEYMDLRPGTALRDVPVDVVFVGSCTNGRLEDLRAAADVLRGRKVADGVRMLVVPGSAKVREAAENEGLDKVFADAGAEWRFAGCSMCLGMNPDTLKPGERSASTSNRNFEGRQGRGGRTHLVSPPVAAATAVVGRLAAPADLN; this is translated from the coding sequence ATGGTGGGAGCCACTTCGAAGCCGACATCGCCCAGGACCCTGGCCGAGAAGGTCTGGGACGCGCACGTGGTGCGATCCGCCGCGGGCGAGCCGGACCTGCTCTACATCGACCTGCACCTGCTGCACGAGGTCACCAGTCCGCAGGCCTTCGACGGGCTGCGGATGGCCGGCCGGCCGGTGCGCCGGACCGACCTGACCCTCGCCACCGAGGACCACAACACCCCGACCGGGTACGCCGACCCCGCGTTCAACAGCCGGCGCGGCGACCTGCTCACCATCAGCGACCCGACGTCGCGTACCCAGATCGAGACGCTGCGCCGCAACTGCGCCGAGTTCGGCATCAAGCTGCACGCCCTGGGCGACGACAACCAGGGCATCGTGCACGTCATCGGCCCGCAGCTGGGCCTGACCCAGCCCGGCATGACGATCGTCTGCGGCGACTCGCACACCGCGACCCACGGTGCGTTCGGCGCGCTCGCCTTCGGCATCGGCACCAGTGAGGTCGAGCACGTGCTGGCCACCCAGACGCTGCCGCAGTCCCGGCCGAAGACGATGGCGGTCACCGTCACCGGCGAACTCGGCCCGGGGGTCACCGCCAAGGACCTGGTGCTGGCGCTGATCACCAAGGTCGGCACCGGCGGTGGTCGCGGCTACGTGGTCGAGTACCGGGGCGAGGCGATCCGCCGGCTCTCCATGGAAGGCCGGATGACGGTGGCGAACATGTCCATCGAGTGGGGTGCCAAGGCGGGCATGGTGGCGCCGGACGAGACCACGTTCGCGTACCTCAAGGGCCGGCCGAACGCGCCGCAGGGTGCCGACTGGGACGCCGCCGTGGCGTACTGGTCCAGTCTGGCCGCCGACGAGGGGGCGACGTTCGACGCCGAGGTGATCCTGGACGCCAGCGAGATCACGCCGTTCGTGACCTGGGGCACCAACCCCGGACAGGGTGCCGCGCTGAGCGCCGTCGTGCCCGACCCGGAGCAGTTCGACACCGACGCGGAGCGGGTCGCCGCCCACCGGGCGCTGGAGTACATGGACCTGCGGCCGGGCACCGCGCTGCGTGACGTGCCGGTCGACGTGGTCTTCGTCGGCTCCTGCACCAACGGCCGGCTGGAGGACCTGCGGGCCGCGGCCGACGTGCTGCGCGGGCGCAAGGTCGCCGACGGGGTACGGATGCTCGTGGTGCCCGGGTCGGCCAAGGTCCGGGAGGCGGCCGAGAACGAAGGGCTGGACAAGGTCTTCGCCGACGCCGGTGCCGAGTGGCGGTTCGCCGGCTGCTCGATGTGCCTGGGCATGAACCCGGACACGCTCAAGCCGGGGGAGCGCTCCGCCTCCACCTCCAACCGCAACTTCGAGGGCCGGCAGGGCCGGGGCGGGCGTACCCACCTGGTGTCGCCGCCGGTGGCCGCCGCCACCGCCGTGGTGGGCCGGCTGGCCGCGCCGGCGGACCTCAACTGA
- a CDS encoding NUDIX hydrolase has product MAAVTEVRAAGGVVWRTDDSGAVQVCLVHRPRHDDWSLPKGKLEPAEHPLAAAVREVGEETGIRAVPQVRLPSIRYTMPDGNLKVVDYWSMRAVEASSGPVPVDAADEVDELCWLPLAQARQRLTYRHDVGVLHGFAQLPPVTATLTLVRHAHAGSRDTWPGPDSARPLDTAGLRQAQALAALLVLTGPCRVLSASPRRCVQTVAPLAQALDLPVEVESVFDEPAAGQQPDENALAAAGRLTELAAAGTPAAVCSQGKVIPAALTVLTRRAAADHRTAKGGGWLLSFAGERLVGADRL; this is encoded by the coding sequence GTGGCTGCCGTGACCGAGGTCCGGGCCGCCGGCGGGGTGGTGTGGCGGACCGACGACAGCGGAGCGGTGCAGGTGTGTCTGGTGCACCGGCCCCGGCACGACGACTGGTCGCTGCCGAAGGGCAAACTGGAGCCGGCGGAGCATCCGTTGGCGGCGGCGGTGCGGGAGGTCGGTGAGGAGACCGGGATCCGGGCGGTGCCGCAGGTGCGGCTGCCGTCGATCCGCTACACCATGCCGGACGGCAACCTGAAGGTGGTCGACTACTGGTCGATGCGGGCGGTCGAAGCGTCGTCCGGGCCGGTGCCGGTCGACGCCGCCGACGAGGTCGACGAGCTGTGCTGGCTGCCGTTGGCGCAGGCGCGGCAGCGGTTGACGTACCGGCACGACGTGGGGGTGCTGCACGGGTTCGCGCAGTTGCCGCCGGTGACCGCGACGCTCACCCTGGTGCGGCACGCGCATGCCGGCAGTCGGGACACCTGGCCGGGTCCGGACAGTGCCCGCCCGTTGGACACCGCCGGGCTGCGGCAGGCGCAGGCGTTGGCGGCGTTGCTGGTGCTGACCGGGCCGTGTCGGGTGCTGTCGGCGTCGCCCCGGCGGTGTGTGCAGACGGTCGCCCCGCTGGCGCAGGCGCTGGATCTGCCGGTCGAAGTGGAGTCGGTGTTCGACGAGCCGGCCGCCGGCCAGCAGCCGGACGAGAACGCGTTGGCGGCGGCGGGCCGACTGACCGAGTTGGCGGCGGCCGGTACGCCGGCAGCGGTGTGCAGTCAGGGCAAGGTGATCCCGGCCGCGTTGACGGTGCTGACCCGGCGGGCGGCGGCGGATCACCGTACCGCCAAGGGCGGCGGCTGGTTGTTGTCGTTCGCCGGGGAGCGGCTGGTCGGCGCGGACCGGCTCTAG
- a CDS encoding CYTH and CHAD domain-containing protein, producing the protein MVEEERKYEVEPGFTVPDLSGCLPDGGRLVQQPAVKLTATYYDTPDLRLARAGVSLRHRVGDSKPWTVKLPADAPGVRHEISRSGKRGKPPTELVWLVTAYSRGVELTPAATVRTVRTVLELRDADDALLVELADDAVSVLDGKTVRSRFREVEVELKAAKRSLLDRVEADLVAAGATAGGFTPKHVRALGAAAAGPADLPAVEDLPAKPTAADVVTRAVRDGVARIVAHDPLVRLHAPVGDDDTAVHQMRVGCRRLRSDLRTFRALVDREWAGALRDELKWVAGVLGGARDAEVLRDRLRRTAGADPLAPLPSAAVELIDATLADRQAAALAEVDAALRSDRYVALVEMLVQAAREPRLTEAAAGPAAEVLPRLVAKPWRRLAFGGSGVDGAADLTLDASDERWHAVRINGKKARYAVDAVAPVIGGGAAKLAKALSKVQNLLGEHQDAAVAAETWQGVLAEHPDDHELAMTVGRLVERERAAIRAARAEFAAAWERASAGQRTKWLP; encoded by the coding sequence ATGGTGGAGGAGGAACGCAAGTACGAGGTCGAGCCGGGTTTCACCGTGCCGGACCTGTCCGGCTGTCTGCCGGACGGTGGCCGGCTGGTGCAGCAGCCGGCGGTGAAGCTGACCGCCACCTACTACGACACCCCGGATCTGCGGCTGGCCCGCGCCGGGGTGTCGCTGCGCCACCGGGTGGGCGACTCGAAGCCGTGGACGGTGAAGCTGCCCGCCGACGCGCCCGGCGTACGGCATGAGATCAGCCGGTCCGGCAAGCGCGGCAAGCCGCCGACGGAGCTGGTGTGGCTGGTCACCGCGTACTCGCGGGGGGTGGAGCTGACGCCGGCCGCGACGGTGCGCACGGTACGCACGGTGCTGGAGTTGCGCGACGCCGACGACGCGCTGCTGGTGGAGCTGGCCGACGACGCGGTGTCGGTGTTGGACGGCAAGACGGTCCGGTCGCGGTTCCGCGAGGTGGAGGTCGAGCTGAAGGCCGCCAAGCGGTCGCTGCTGGACCGGGTCGAGGCCGACCTGGTCGCGGCGGGGGCGACCGCCGGCGGGTTCACTCCGAAGCATGTACGGGCGTTGGGCGCGGCCGCCGCCGGGCCGGCGGACCTGCCGGCGGTCGAGGACCTGCCGGCCAAGCCGACCGCCGCCGACGTGGTCACCCGGGCGGTCCGCGACGGCGTCGCCCGGATCGTGGCGCACGATCCGCTGGTGCGGCTGCACGCCCCGGTCGGCGACGACGACACCGCCGTGCACCAGATGCGGGTGGGGTGCCGGCGGCTGCGCAGCGACCTGCGGACCTTCCGGGCGTTGGTGGACCGCGAGTGGGCGGGTGCGCTGCGCGACGAGCTGAAGTGGGTCGCCGGGGTGCTCGGTGGTGCCCGCGACGCCGAGGTGCTGCGGGACCGGTTGCGGCGTACCGCCGGGGCGGACCCGTTGGCGCCGCTGCCGTCGGCGGCGGTCGAGCTGATCGACGCGACGCTCGCCGACCGGCAGGCGGCGGCACTGGCCGAGGTGGACGCCGCGCTGCGCTCCGACCGGTACGTTGCCCTGGTGGAGATGCTGGTGCAGGCGGCCCGGGAGCCGCGACTGACCGAGGCGGCGGCCGGCCCGGCTGCCGAGGTGCTGCCTCGGCTGGTGGCCAAGCCGTGGCGCCGGTTGGCGTTCGGCGGCAGCGGCGTGGACGGTGCCGCCGACCTGACCCTGGACGCTTCCGACGAGCGCTGGCACGCGGTGCGGATCAACGGCAAGAAGGCCCGGTACGCGGTGGACGCGGTGGCGCCGGTGATCGGCGGTGGCGCGGCGAAGCTGGCGAAGGCGTTGTCGAAGGTGCAGAACCTGCTCGGCGAGCATCAGGACGCGGCGGTGGCCGCCGAGACCTGGCAGGGGGTGCTGGCCGAGCATCCAGACGACCACGAGTTGGCGATGACCGTCGGCCGGCTGGTCGAGCGGGAGCGGGCCGCGATCCGGGCGGCGCGGGCGGAGTTCGCCGCCGCCTGGGAGCGGGCGTCAGCGGGGCAGCGGACGAAGTGGCTGCCGTGA
- a CDS encoding winged helix-turn-helix domain-containing protein yields the protein MSSVPRQPGSARPPGGTDPPTPAVRVLDGVNQLRAVADPIRLRVLAVLTAEPDRALSARQLAHQLGITFSLMHYHLRVLSEEGMIRVVNQRTDQGRAERYFQAAQLALRWDFPPADRAGDDVAPADRAGDDGSDGKQAG from the coding sequence GTGTCCAGTGTGCCACGGCAACCCGGGTCCGCGCGACCGCCCGGCGGCACCGATCCGCCGACCCCGGCGGTACGGGTGCTCGACGGCGTCAATCAGCTGCGCGCCGTCGCCGATCCGATCCGGTTGCGGGTGCTCGCGGTGCTCACCGCCGAGCCGGACCGGGCGCTGTCCGCCCGCCAACTGGCCCACCAGCTGGGCATCACGTTCAGCCTGATGCACTACCACCTGCGGGTGTTGTCCGAGGAGGGGATGATCCGGGTGGTCAACCAGCGGACCGATCAGGGCCGGGCGGAGCGGTACTTCCAGGCCGCGCAGTTGGCGCTGCGGTGGGACTTCCCGCCGGCCGACCGGGCCGGCGACGACGTGGCGCCAGCGGACCGGGCCGGCGACGACGGGTCAGACGGGAAGCAGGCCGGATGA
- the leuD gene encoding 3-isopropylmalate dehydratase small subunit has protein sequence MDKFTVHTGTAVPLRRSNVDTDQIIPAVYLKRVTRTGFADGLFNAWREDPGFVLNNPSYSGASILVAGPEFGTGSSREHAVWALRDWGFRAVLSPRFGDIFRGNALKEGLLPVELEMPAIEELWSLVEADPAAEVTVDLASREVRAGASGWSFPIDDFSRWRLMEGLDDIGLTLRHESAITEYERGRLSFKPVVA, from the coding sequence ATGGACAAGTTCACCGTGCACACCGGGACCGCCGTCCCGCTGCGCCGATCTAATGTAGATACCGATCAGATCATCCCGGCGGTGTACCTCAAGCGGGTGACCCGGACCGGCTTCGCCGACGGTCTGTTCAATGCCTGGCGCGAGGATCCGGGATTCGTTCTGAACAATCCTTCGTATTCCGGAGCATCCATTCTCGTCGCTGGCCCCGAGTTCGGCACCGGGTCATCGCGTGAACACGCGGTGTGGGCGCTACGGGACTGGGGCTTCCGGGCCGTGCTGTCCCCCCGCTTCGGCGACATCTTCCGCGGCAACGCGCTCAAGGAAGGGCTGCTGCCGGTCGAGTTGGAAATGCCCGCCATTGAGGAATTGTGGTCGCTGGTCGAGGCCGACCCGGCCGCCGAGGTGACCGTCGACCTGGCCAGCCGGGAGGTCAGGGCCGGTGCCTCCGGCTGGTCGTTCCCGATCGACGACTTCAGCCGGTGGCGGCTGATGGAGGGATTGGATGACATTGGACTGACCCTGCGTCACGAGTCGGCCATCACCGAGTACGAGCGCGGGCGGTTGTCGTTCAAGCCCGTCGTGGCATAG
- a CDS encoding radical SAM/SPASM domain-containing protein produces MAQPDLVLSRYLVFSPTTYRHPSGRQLRAVFHTGRARTLLLDTDTTRALLDGPGPAGLPADEQARLAELGLLVPADADETAATIDAGAQAADDARHRQFVLMPTGYCNMGCDYCGQEHRRDTPATRPTRHRDAIAARVEHAMASGEHDTVVVRWFGGEPLMGYAVLRSLSARFVAAADRHRVGYSAMLVTNGALLDARKLRTLHLDCRVDRMEITIDGPAEVHDAARPLNSGQSSFHRITTALRTVLTDPELAGLQVTVRTNIGRHNADRADEFAAAMRDAGLADPRIRFYPAPVHSWGNDVSEVRLRQQQAAETELRWYAAYLAAGLHCRLLPTHPVRVVCTAVSRHSEVIAPDGRIYSCTEQPLVPGFTEQHLDTVDRAPVDQLRPTGQFDDWYTGLRAGETGCQGCPILPVCGGACPKLWREGTAPCPPMKENLAGRIDLFVRSSGLLPV; encoded by the coding sequence ATGGCCCAGCCCGACCTCGTGCTCAGCCGCTACCTCGTGTTCAGTCCGACCACCTACCGGCACCCGTCCGGCCGGCAACTGCGCGCCGTGTTCCACACCGGACGGGCCCGTACCCTCCTGCTCGACACCGACACCACGCGGGCCCTCCTGGACGGCCCCGGCCCGGCCGGCCTGCCCGCCGACGAACAGGCCCGGCTCGCCGAACTCGGCCTGCTGGTGCCCGCCGACGCCGACGAGACCGCCGCGACGATCGACGCCGGCGCGCAGGCGGCCGACGACGCCCGGCACCGGCAGTTCGTACTGATGCCGACCGGCTACTGCAACATGGGCTGCGACTACTGCGGGCAGGAGCACCGGCGGGACACCCCGGCCACCCGGCCGACCCGGCACCGCGACGCCATCGCCGCCCGGGTCGAACACGCCATGGCCAGCGGCGAGCACGACACCGTGGTGGTGCGGTGGTTCGGCGGCGAACCCCTGATGGGGTACGCGGTACTCCGCTCGCTGTCCGCCCGGTTCGTGGCCGCCGCCGACCGGCACCGGGTCGGCTACTCGGCGATGCTGGTCACCAACGGTGCCCTGCTCGACGCCCGCAAGCTGCGTACCCTGCATCTGGACTGCCGGGTCGACCGGATGGAGATCACCATCGACGGGCCGGCGGAGGTGCACGACGCCGCCCGGCCGTTGAACAGTGGACAGAGTTCCTTCCACCGGATCACCACGGCGCTGCGTACCGTGCTCACCGATCCGGAGCTGGCCGGGCTGCAGGTGACCGTACGGACCAACATCGGCCGGCACAACGCCGACCGGGCCGACGAGTTCGCTGCGGCGATGCGCGACGCCGGCCTCGCCGACCCCCGGATCCGGTTCTACCCGGCGCCGGTGCACTCGTGGGGCAACGACGTCAGCGAGGTACGGCTGCGCCAGCAGCAGGCCGCCGAGACCGAACTGCGCTGGTACGCCGCCTACCTCGCCGCCGGACTGCACTGCCGGCTGCTGCCCACCCACCCGGTACGGGTGGTGTGCACCGCCGTCTCCCGGCACAGCGAGGTGATCGCCCCGGACGGGCGGATCTACTCCTGCACCGAACAGCCGCTGGTGCCCGGCTTCACCGAACAGCATCTGGACACCGTGGACCGGGCACCGGTCGACCAGCTGCGGCCGACCGGCCAGTTCGACGACTGGTACACCGGGCTGCGCGCCGGCGAGACCGGCTGCCAGGGCTGCCCGATCCTGCCGGTGTGCGGCGGCGCCTGCCCGAAACTGTGGCGGGAGGGCACCGCACCGTGCCCACCGATGAAGGAGAACCTGGCCGGCCGGATCGACCTGTTCGTCCGCTCATCCGGCCTGCTTCCCGTCTGA
- a CDS encoding helix-turn-helix domain-containing protein: MTELMASRVIEDVATLKALADPIRMRVLELAMSEPERTWTAKELAKIVGVAPTKIYYHINQLEQHQLLHIRDTRVVNGIIEKQYGAGQLNLTFHRRSGEEPSSVHEVVATLLDQIKDEIEAGLNAGTISGSSEAPDPVRMMLSRGVAEIPVDRIAEFRHELQALMRRFEQAGVARDGTATGGHRFAMLVGMHPLGLS, translated from the coding sequence GTGACTGAGCTGATGGCCAGCCGGGTGATCGAGGACGTGGCTACCCTCAAGGCGCTCGCCGACCCCATCCGGATGCGGGTCCTGGAGCTCGCGATGTCCGAGCCCGAGCGGACCTGGACCGCCAAGGAGCTGGCGAAGATCGTGGGCGTCGCGCCCACCAAGATCTACTACCACATCAACCAGCTGGAACAGCACCAGCTGCTGCACATCCGGGACACCCGGGTGGTCAACGGCATCATCGAGAAGCAGTACGGTGCCGGCCAGCTCAATCTGACCTTCCACCGGCGCTCCGGCGAGGAACCCAGCTCGGTGCACGAGGTGGTGGCCACCCTGCTGGACCAGATCAAGGACGAGATCGAGGCCGGACTCAACGCCGGCACCATCTCCGGCAGCAGCGAGGCGCCCGACCCGGTCCGGATGATGCTCAGCCGGGGAGTCGCCGAGATCCCGGTGGACCGGATCGCCGAGTTCCGCCACGAGCTGCAGGCCCTGATGCGGCGGTTCGAGCAGGCCGGTGTCGCCCGTGACGGCACCGCCACCGGTGGGCACCGGTTCGCGATGCTGGTCGGCATGCACCCGCTCGGGCTGTCCTGA
- a CDS encoding IclR family transcriptional regulator, whose translation MSGVGVLDKAVVILAACVDGASLAELVDRTKLPRATAHRLAQALEIHRMLVRDTQGRWRPGPRLGELANAAPDVLLTAAEPLLAALRDATGESAQLYLRRADERICVAAAERASGLRDTVPVGSVLPMTAGSAAQILLAWEPPEAVMPLLPRCKFTGRTLAEVRRRGWAQSVAEREAGVASVSAPIRDRTGRVIASVSVSGPIERLGRRPGERHAMAVVRAGQRLSGL comes from the coding sequence ATGAGCGGTGTCGGCGTTCTCGACAAGGCGGTGGTGATCCTCGCGGCCTGCGTGGACGGCGCCAGCCTGGCCGAACTCGTCGACCGGACCAAGCTGCCCCGGGCCACCGCGCACCGGTTGGCGCAGGCCCTGGAGATCCACCGGATGCTGGTCCGGGACACCCAGGGGCGGTGGCGGCCCGGCCCCCGGCTGGGTGAGCTGGCCAACGCCGCGCCCGACGTGCTGCTGACCGCCGCCGAGCCGCTGCTGGCCGCGCTGCGCGACGCCACCGGCGAGAGCGCACAACTCTACCTGCGCCGGGCCGATGAGCGGATCTGCGTCGCCGCCGCCGAGCGGGCCAGTGGCCTGCGCGACACCGTGCCGGTGGGCTCGGTGCTGCCGATGACCGCCGGGTCCGCCGCCCAGATCCTGCTGGCCTGGGAGCCGCCCGAGGCCGTCATGCCGCTGCTGCCCCGTTGCAAGTTCACCGGCCGTACGCTCGCCGAGGTGCGCCGGCGTGGCTGGGCGCAGAGCGTCGCCGAGCGGGAGGCCGGGGTGGCCAGCGTCTCCGCGCCGATCCGGGACCGCACCGGTCGGGTGATCGCCTCGGTCAGTGTCTCCGGGCCGATCGAGCGGCTCGGCCGCCGGCCGGGTGAGCGGCACGCCATGGCCGTGGTCCGCGCCGGGCAACGACTCTCCGGGCTCTGA
- a CDS encoding HU family DNA-binding protein translates to MNKAELIDALAARLGDRKTATTALDAVLAEVQSAVTKGDRVGITGFGVFEKRVRAARTARNPRTGESVKVKKTSVPVFRPGAGFKDMVASGKAPKATAAKSTAAKSTATKATAAKSTAAKSTARGAAKSTGTAAKATATKAPAKRAAGGTAKKTAAAKTTRSAAAAPAKKSAAKKTTATRSTAAKSTAAKSTGAKSAAAKKSTAKKAPARKSTARKTTR, encoded by the coding sequence GTGAACAAGGCAGAGCTCATCGATGCGCTCGCTGCTCGCCTGGGAGACCGCAAGACGGCGACGACGGCGCTCGACGCCGTCTTGGCCGAGGTTCAATCGGCGGTCACCAAGGGCGACCGGGTGGGTATCACCGGTTTCGGGGTGTTCGAGAAGCGCGTCCGCGCGGCTCGAACAGCGCGCAACCCGCGTACCGGCGAGTCGGTGAAGGTCAAGAAGACCTCGGTGCCGGTCTTCCGGCCCGGCGCGGGCTTCAAGGACATGGTGGCAAGCGGCAAGGCGCCGAAGGCCACCGCGGCCAAGTCGACCGCGGCCAAGTCCACGGCGACGAAGGCCACCGCGGCCAAGTCCACGGCGGCCAAGAGCACCGCCCGTGGCGCGGCGAAGTCCACCGGTACGGCCGCCAAGGCGACCGCCACCAAGGCGCCGGCGAAGCGGGCGGCCGGCGGTACGGCGAAGAAGACCGCCGCCGCCAAGACCACCCGGTCCGCGGCGGCCGCGCCGGCCAAGAAGTCCGCGGCCAAGAAGACCACCGCGACGCGGTCCACCGCGGCCAAGTCGACGGCGGCGAAGTCGACCGGGGCCAAGTCGGCGGCGGCGAAGAAGTCGACGGCGAAGAAGGCCCCGGCGCGCAAGTCCACCGCCCGTAAAACCACCCGCTGA